Below is a genomic region from Phycobacter azelaicus.
CGCCTGCAACACCTGCGCGGCGGATCAGGGCAGCCATACCGTCTGCGCGGTGATGACCGCCGAATTCCTGGCCTATTCGAAATACGTCGGCAACGATCTCAGCACGCCCCGGCCAGAATACCAGTTTCCCGGCCTCAAACCGGGCGACAGCTGGTGCCTGTGCGCCGCGAGGTTCCTGCAAGCTGTTGACGAAGGCTGCGCTCCAAAAGTCAATCTGGCGGGCACGCATCTTCGCGCGCTCGATCTCGTCCCGCTTTCGATCCTGGA
It encodes:
- a CDS encoding DUF2237 family protein, which translates into the protein MEKDESINVLGSALQPCSTDPLTGFFRDGACNTCAADQGSHTVCAVMTAEFLAYSKYVGNDLSTPRPEYQFPGLKPGDSWCLCAARFLQAVDEGCAPKVNLAGTHLRALDLVPLSILEAHAAR